In Pseudomonas saudiphocaensis, one DNA window encodes the following:
- a CDS encoding YdcF family protein, producing MPIRYFFKQLILPPGGLLLLLLVGWWLRRRAPRLAACCFVLGFGGLWLMSLPVTVEWAGRALETEPALEQAQWSSVGMQAQAIVVLGAGREQADPGWGADQPSHIAIERLRYASRLAKASELPVLASGGLHFGKPPSEALLAAEAMQRDFDTTVRWLEERSRTTWENALYSAEILKAAGVRRVVLVTSAAHMPRSRWCFEQQGLEVIAAPVGFLGVPHGRPFGGWLPETRAVWQNGMLLNEAAGQLVYPLLYARSE from the coding sequence ATGCCGATACGCTATTTCTTCAAGCAGTTGATCCTGCCGCCTGGCGGCCTGTTGTTGTTGCTGTTGGTCGGCTGGTGGCTTAGACGACGTGCACCACGCTTGGCGGCCTGCTGCTTTGTACTGGGTTTCGGCGGTCTCTGGCTGATGAGCCTGCCGGTTACGGTGGAATGGGCGGGGCGGGCGCTGGAAACCGAGCCTGCGCTTGAGCAGGCGCAGTGGAGCAGTGTGGGCATGCAGGCCCAGGCAATTGTGGTGCTTGGCGCTGGGCGTGAACAGGCTGATCCAGGCTGGGGGGCGGACCAGCCCAGCCATATCGCCATCGAACGGTTGCGTTATGCCTCGCGTCTGGCGAAAGCATCGGAGCTGCCGGTTCTGGCCAGCGGCGGTCTGCATTTTGGCAAGCCGCCGAGCGAAGCCCTGCTGGCGGCGGAAGCCATGCAGCGGGATTTCGATACCACCGTGCGATGGCTGGAAGAGCGTAGCCGAACCACCTGGGAGAACGCGCTGTACAGCGCTGAAATACTCAAGGCCGCAGGCGTCCGGCGGGTGGTGCTGGTGACTTCGGCTGCGCATATGCCGCGTTCACGCTGGTGCTTTGAGCAGCAGGGCCTGGAAGTCATCGCCGCGCCGGTAGGCTTTCTCGGCGTTCCCCACGGCCGGCCCTTCGGCGGCTGGCTGCCGGAGACCCGGGCCGTCTGGCAGAACGGTATGCTGCTCAATGAGGCGGCGGGGCAGCTGGTTTATCCGTTGCTATACGCAAGGTCCGAGTAA